One window of Saprospiraceae bacterium genomic DNA carries:
- a CDS encoding glycosyltransferase: MFIFCLATVISTFIYLCLIAYYIYYWNRINPPLIPTSAELPMVTILIAARNEEDSILACIQSCLNQNYPPNKLEVIVVDDQSEDDTYDLLESIEDPRFVHMRLGVYKRTTIKGSKKKAIAYGVNHAKGELIFTTDADCLVAPDWIQSMIPFFNDPKVKLVSGPVKITNRSSLIARFQALDFSANGLVNAAGIKSGLHYLCSGANLAYRKQVFLEHNVYEDNYHIASGDDIFLLEKIKSVYPDGIVFSKLANSIVETQAVSNWTDLIKQRLRWAGKMRHITDWNLKWIPALIWIQRILLLSFLVVAISLGSVNYILASITAIMLQLLLDFLLQYDACRFYKISKWQIWFIVLEPLHTIYFILLGIASWLPVSIEWKGRSNP; encoded by the coding sequence GTGTTCATATTCTGCTTAGCTACAGTCATCAGTACGTTTATTTATCTCTGTCTTATTGCTTACTACATTTATTATTGGAATCGGATCAACCCGCCATTGATACCGACATCTGCCGAATTACCCATGGTGACAATCCTCATCGCCGCACGCAATGAAGAAGATTCAATTTTAGCCTGCATTCAATCGTGCCTAAACCAAAATTATCCTCCAAATAAATTAGAGGTGATCGTCGTTGATGATCAATCTGAAGATGATACCTATGATTTATTGGAATCCATTGAAGACCCTCGCTTTGTGCACATGCGGCTGGGTGTTTATAAAAGAACCACCATCAAAGGATCCAAGAAAAAAGCAATCGCGTATGGAGTCAATCATGCTAAAGGTGAACTCATTTTTACCACGGATGCGGATTGCTTGGTAGCCCCTGATTGGATTCAATCTATGATCCCTTTCTTTAATGATCCGAAAGTTAAATTAGTCTCTGGTCCTGTAAAAATTACAAACCGCTCTTCTTTAATTGCCCGGTTTCAAGCGCTGGATTTTTCAGCAAATGGATTGGTCAATGCGGCTGGTATTAAATCCGGATTACACTATCTGTGCAGTGGTGCAAATTTGGCTTACCGGAAACAGGTTTTTTTAGAACACAATGTTTATGAAGACAATTATCATATAGCTTCCGGAGATGATATCTTCTTATTAGAAAAAATAAAATCCGTTTATCCTGATGGAATCGTTTTTTCCAAGTTAGCCAACAGCATTGTTGAAACACAGGCTGTTTCAAATTGGACAGATTTAATCAAACAAAGACTGCGTTGGGCAGGAAAAATGCGCCATATAACTGATTGGAATTTAAAATGGATTCCTGCATTGATCTGGATTCAACGAATCTTGTTGCTTAGTTTTCTGGTTGTCGCCATTTCCTTAGGTTCCGTTAATTACATTCTAGCAAGTATTACGGCTATTATGCTCCAATTATTGCTGGATTTCTTATTACAATACGATGCTTGCCGCTTCTATAAAATTTCAAAATGGCAAATTTGGTTTATCGTATTAGAGCCATTGCATACAATTTATTTCATTTTACTGGGAATCGCATCCTGGTTGCCGGTAAGCATCGAATGGAAAGGCCGGAGCAATCCCTAA